The genomic interval AGGCGCGGCCGGTTCGGGTTGTCCTCGATCTTGTTGCGCAGCCGGTTCACGTGGGAATTCACCGTGTGCTCGTAGACGTCGGTGTCCTGGTCCCAGACCAGGTCGAGCAGCTGCCGGCGGCTGTAGGTGCGGCCGGGCCGCGACGCCAGGGTGTAGAGCAGGTCGTACTCCTTCACCGTCAGCTGCACGGGCTCGCCGCCCACCTGCACCTTGCGCTTGCCGTGGTCGATCTTCAGCGGACCGAGATCGATGATGCGGTCGCCGGACGCGATGCGGGCGAGCTCCTCGGCGCGCTCGATGCGGCGGTGCAGCACCTTGATGCGGGCCGTGAGCTCGCGGATGCTGAAGGGCTTGGTCAGGTAGTCGTCGCAGCCGAGCTCGAGCCCGAGGACCTTGTCGGCCTCCTCGCCGCGTGCCGTGAGCATGAGCACCGGCGTGCGCACGTCGCCCGAGCGGATCTCGCGCAGGACATCGATGCCGCTCGTCGAAGGCAGCATCCAGTCGAGGATCACCAGGCCGTACTGGCCCGACTCGAACGCCCGCAGGCCGGCCTCGCCGTCGGCGGCGGCATCCACCTGGTAGCCTTCGGCGGTCAGGTGAAGGGTCAGCAGGTCGATCAGTTCGCGGTCATCCTCGATGACCAGCAGCTTCTTGGCCAGGGTGCC from bacterium carries:
- a CDS encoding response regulator transcription factor, with protein sequence MTATGTLAKKLLVIEDDRELIDLLTLHLTAEGYQVDAAADGEAGLRAFESGQYGLVILDWMLPSTSGIDVLREIRSGDVRTPVLMLTARGEEADKVLGLELGCDDYLTKPFSIRELTARIKVLHRRIERAEELARIASGDRIIDLGPLKIDHGKRKVQVGGEPVQLTVKEYDLLYTLASRPGRTYSRRQLLDLVWDQDTDVYEHTVNSHVNRLRNKIEDNPNRPRLILTVWGIGYRFTEEFL